A window of Rhizophagus irregularis chromosome 9, complete sequence genomic DNA:
GTACTTAGAATGTTTAAAAGAAAAGTTGTAATCCATTATTGCTAAGTCGTCATTTTTTCTTCTGATTTCTTTATATCCTTACAATGATTTTGTTATAACATCTGTTTTGTAGCTACGGAAATCGGGAGACTCAAGTAGTAGTAATAATGGCAGTAGTAATGGAAAAACTGGAGGCGCTTCAAAGTCTTCAGGAAAGACCGCTGCAGCCACAAGTGATAGTTCAAGTGCCCCAACGATCGTAGTTGTGAACGCCGGTGAACAGGTTCGTAAAACTTTCAGGTTTCACAAAGTTTCTacgaaaatatgaaaaaggtTGCTATAATGCATCTGAAACTTTGTCGGacttgaaattataatttccaaACTAATTAATCAAACTTATATTCTTGTTTCAGAGAGGACATGCTACACCTCCAGAAAATTCGGCACCTTTATCACCTGCAAGCAATCCGCACAAATCTCATTCAAAAGAAGAACCTCCTAAAAGGGATCCTTTAAATCGTTTGAAGGGAACACCAAAAGACGTTATCCCTATAAGCAAAGCACCACGCCGCCAAAGATCTTCAAGGTTCCATGTAACAGAGAAAGTTGAATTGGAAAAATTACCGAATTTTAATGGTTAGTTTGAGCTATCACCATATATTAGAtcttaaataattgaatttaatagTAACCTCTTATCAATGGAATTATCAGAGGTCCCATCGGACAAAAGACAAGACCTTTTTCTCAGAAAACTCAGTCAATGTGCTgtaattttcgattttaatgATGCAAGCGCTGACCTCAAAGGAAAAGAGATTAAGAGGTCAACACTGGCTGAACTTTTAGAATATATTACCACAAATCGAGGAGTTATCACTGAGCCAATATATCCTGAAGTCGTTTCGATGGttggtaataaattttctatataaataaataaatatatatataaaatcagaATATGAATtctatattttgatttattagataataatcGAACATATACATGATTGGCTAGTTTGCTATCAATCTTTTTAGAACCATACCTCCACAAGTAAATCCTATAGGTGACGCTTTCGATCCCGAAGAGGATGAACCCGTACTCGAACTTGCGTGGCCTCATCTTCAAATTGTTTACGAATTTTTTCTTCGATTTATTGAATCACCCGATTTCAACACGAATATTGCCAAAAAATATATCGATCCACAATTTATATTGCAAGttcgtaaaattttttttcgattactGATTATGTATTTCgcatttaattaatctttataCCTTATTTGTTTTATGGCTATAGTTGTTGGAATTATTTGATAGCGAAGACCCAAGAGAAAGAGATTTTTTGAAAACAACATTGCATCgtatttatggaaaattcttaaatttgcGCGCATTTATCCGAAGGTCTATTAATAATGTGTTCTTCCAGTTCATATATGAAACAGAACGTCATAACGGTATTGCTGAATTATTGGAAATTCTTGGAAGGTAAAAGTTAATGTTGACGATTcgtttttttgttaatttagaTGAAttgagaataaattaaaattttgattattttagtattatcaaTGGTTTTGCATTACCATTGAAAGAAGAACACAAAACATTTCTCACAAAAGTCTTGATACCTTTGCATAAAGTAAAGTCTTTAACGTTGTATCACCCTCAATTAGCATATTGTGTGGTACAATTTCTGGAGAAAGATCCATCACTAACAGAAGAAGTAAGAATATGtttttattgttgttattgttatattattatttttaaatattgttgtttagttttatatagatatttattttaaattagttatatatttCGTGTTCAATTGTTTCAGGTTATCTGTGGTTTGTTGAGATACTGGCCAAAAGTGAATAGTCCCAAAGAAGTTATGTTTTTAAATGAAATCGAGGAAATTTTGGACGTAATAGAACCACAggaatttgtaaaaattcagGTTCCATTGTTTCAGCAAATCGCTCGATGTGTATCAAGTCCACACTTTCaggtatattattatagtcaattataattatcatttattattaataacattataattgtaaataaaggTAGCGGAAAGGGCATTGTATTATTGGAACAACGAATACATCGTCAATCTGATAGGCGATAATGTAACCGTTATTTTGCCGGTTATGTTTCCTtctttatatcaaaattcaaaaGCTCATTGGAACCGGTAACTAAATAATATTCTCCAGTCTTTAATCATTATTTCGTTTGCGGACACTTAATTAACTTTTCGTATGATTTATTAAGTACAATTCATGGCTTAGTATATAACgctttaaaattgtttatggAAATCAATCCAGCATTATTCGATCAGTGTACGGCTCAATATAAACAGAGTCGTCAATTGTAAGTGTAATTCACaagaataattttactaacatGCGTTAAATGTGATCTaatagaatatttaatatttatagggaaaagaaaaagatgcGGGAACGAGAGGAAACGTGGCACAGATTGGAAAGAACCGCTGCACACAATGCTCAAGGACTTCCGCTTCCTTATACCATTGGCGGACCTTTGACGTCTTCAAGAACTGACGTGTCaagtaagaaaataataaaacgtattaagaattttttataactacaaatactttctaaattaatctTGTAAATTTTAGCCATCCAAACTTTTGACACCGAATTAGAGAATCCATCAAGTGGTGAAGAGTCAGGCGAAGATGAACATCAGGAAGTAGAGCAAGATGAACATGGAGAATTGGTTcgttattactttaaaataattcataacatcgaaaatatataattaaaatatatacatatttatatatatatatatatatatattttttttttttgcttcctTCAGCAACGTTTTGATGATCGACCAGATGGTTTTAATTTATTCCGTCGAAAATCAATTATACCTGTTGATGAATCTGTGTTGTCTGAATTATCTAGGCATCGTAGCTTGGAAGAGGTTCTTAATGGCCCACCAGATGCTTCAGGCAACCCAACAAAAAAcccttaattttatttagttcaatgatagaacaaaaaattttttttttcaatctctTTCACATTAGATGTTTGATTGTGAATGTATTGTATGTATGGGATGAGGATAATGGGTCTGGCTTGTTTAGTTAGAAACGCTGGATTAGTTTCGTGTATTTtacttctcttttttttgcttatacTTCATTGCTTGCGACAATTATAGAACTAAAGATGATGTCGTATTGAAGTGACAAATtgtttcaaattattttatgtcgCTTGATATCAATTGGACAAATAGTTCATTGTGTCGCACATTTCACAGAGacaattctttaaaatttaaatgtaatgacaaaaaaaaagaaaggctTTGCCAAGGCTTTcacaattcttttaatattgtataatttccCACGCGTTTTTAATGCTAATATGTTCATAttgcaaaagaaaaaagaaaaatgtgtcgggcaattttatatatattttttattttatattttattttggatGGGAacttatttgattttttaatttttctttattagtattaattttatagtgCCGTCATACACACTTTACTTAGTCAAGTAGATCAGTGTTAAACCTAATATAACAtcattagtatttttattgcGCAGGCGCTTTTTATTGTTGCCTACAATACAGAAATgcttttcataataaatttttaaagcactccttaattgatatttttttttaatattaatttgaagtataataatttaacataaatttattaaaatattatagatgATAGAAAAATTCCTAATATATAAGGATTAAAGCCggatattcaaataaaagaattagaacTAATTTGATTGCCCAGTTTAACAGAATTTGACTATTATTGACggataattttagatttactaagtgaaaattttaaattcacaAATGTTGTCAAAAACACATATGTATGTAACTGTAAATAAAGGTTCAGAATAacttttcatatttaatttatttatttactttctcTAATTCATTAGCAaaagaatcaatttttttaaattgccAATTCCAAGCagtattatacaaaaatggTCTTAAGTCAAATCTATTATCATCAGGACTATAAGCTTCAGCATGATATGATGGTGTCAGCGTAGTCATTTTATGCCGATTTATtgaatgataaaaaaagaatcttttGACTTTCTCTGCAatctatattatattttattaaaaattaaaaaataaaaaaataaatagaccagaaaataaaaagttcattaaaacaaaatataaacacCTGAATTGGTCTTAATTCTGATCCCCATTCATGTATAAGTTTTGAGAACATTGAAAATGGGCcacatttttctatttttcttaatttcccaaatattgataattcatCATATGTCATTTCCATATCAACCTATATAAGGAAATCAcgtgtattaaatatttaattatttttacgttCACAACTTTGTGAATGCAAACCTCGTCAGCTTGAACATAATCATGAGTTATGGGCTCAAGTTCGGCTGTTGGAATTGCGTTAAGGaatctttttcataaataaataaagtaaatacaTGTTTCAAATCcattcttaaattaaataaacctaCTCATTTAGAAGTGGAATGTTAAATTCATCTCTTGCATAAGCAATAAATTTACGTAAGTCTTTTTTGCTAATACCTCCAATGGGATTAATATCAGCACTCGAACAATCATATTTGGTTAGATAACCTCGAAGactaattagttaaaaaataaattagaaaacatgttaaatatcaatattaccATTAATTCTTTTACCATTCATCTACATTTGCGCTGCCAAGAACAAGCAGCGAACCATTTTGATTTCTAACCCATGGCATAAGTTGCGCAAAAAGATACGCAAGTATCATCCTTAATCTTGCCTTAAagcaaaaatttcattaacttttGACgcgcaataaataaataatatatgatttataccTGAATATTTTGAAGTGCAAGATTCTCAATATTTGAACCACCATGGACTCGAAATCGAGGTGTCTTGTTTGTGACCAAATTGAATAATGTTTGAATTGAAGTTACTATATCATTCATATTCAAATCAATGTGATAACTATAAAATTAGGATTTGTTTAAGtgatgtaaattaaataaaatgcgAATACTAGTAGTTGAACAATTTCGAACCTTCCTATAGCACTTGCTAAATTCTTAGCACGTTCTCGCGTCTCTTTACTTGAATTCTCAGTCCCCATATAGCAAGTGTGAAATAACCGACTAAAGGATATAATAACGTCAATTCAATACTaagaatttataaacaaaatggttgtaataaatttgattactTTGCGAATTCTCGTGGATCTTTAGGAATGTAATCTGAATCCTTGCTCACTCCTGCAATTCTTCTCGCATCAATAATAACTCTagtatctattaaaaaaaatcttacattTAATAGATGTAATagatgaatataaataaatacaattaacGTTATTAAGTACAATACCTCCATTTTTTGCGGCTTCTACAACAAGACGACACATTGAGTATACTATAATTGCCGTAGCGCAACTATCAATCCCCCCACTAAGAGGCAATAAATATCCATTCATTTTTGATCTACGAAGATAATCCCAAAGCCAACATGCTGGACccaatctaataaaattaatatgttaataattcttattaaaagTAACCATCGTTTAGGTAAAAGCAGCTTACGCAATTTCTTGTTCGGGTgtatgataaaattcttcgatAGGTTTAGTTAAATGAATgcgtatattattatttaacaccGATTGTGACAAAGCTATAGGAGCTTCAATGCGCTGATACCGAGGAGTATTTGTGGCTTGCATTCCTCTGCTGCTTATACTACGATGTGAGCGTACATCTTCTATGTCAATAGTTGCCGTAATCACCTCCTAAAGTTTGAGTTTGTGAAGATTGAATCTATTTTTTCGTGAACAAACTAGAGGAACTATAACGTACCACATCCTTTAAAGAAAATTGGGAACCTTGAGCAACGATTTGACCATTGACTGCAATTAAGGTACAGCCatcataatataatctatCGCCATCACACCCTTGTTGATTAGCGTAGAGATAGACTCCACCGTTCTATCATAGATcgattaaagatttttatgaaATGTAAAAATAGCAATACGTTTAAATGTAGGAATACCTTCAAAGTtgcttctttaattaaatctacGCGTCGATAAAGTTTTCGAAGTTCATGATGACTACCGCTACTGTTAGTAATGATTTCAACGCCATCCAATCCCATGCTTATATTTGGACTATAATTTAAAGATTGGGAGCTAAGTTGAggaaataaatgtttttttaattatatatttatcatcttCACCTAACCTATTTGGCGTAAATAATTCTTCGCATAATTCTATACCAACACACGTGTCAATTGTAGAAATCACCGCGTCACCAATAGGAACTATagactttcaaaaaaaagcgCAAATAAAATACCATAAGAAAAAAAGggcatcttttaatttaaaataacttacttgGCCCGTAATTTCCCTTATGATACGTGGGAGTCGGTATTCTTCAACGTATCTTGCCGGTGACCAAGCAGAAAAATATCTTAGCTCGCGATAATTGCCGTCGTTGGCAAGAAACAACTTTGGACggattaataaaatcttgCCATTAAGAATGATGACGCGACAAttatatttgacatttttatgaACGACGGGccttaattaatataagagATGAgagattatatttattatatatgaaatcTGATAACTAATGGCGCAGTAAAGCTTACATTCCAATAtcaagtaatatatttttcgcTTCATCGAATTGCAATATTTTGCCCATCATTTCCCATGAATGCAAATAAGTATCTCCTAAAGTAACCATTAACTTATCCGAAATTAGTTCATTAATAGATATGGTAGAACATATCAACAATATTTACCTTCTAAAAAATGATCCAAACATCCATAACCGCTGAAAAAATGGTTAATGCAACTTAGCTCC
This region includes:
- a CDS encoding glutamine-dependent NAD(+) synthetase; this translates as MGHLITVATCSLNQWALDFEGNLERILESIRIAKEQGATLRVGPELEITGYGCLDHFLEGDTYLHSWEMMGKILQFDEAKNILLDIGMPVVHKNVKYNCRVIILNGKILLIRPKLFLANDGNYRELRYFSAWSPARYVEEYRLPRIIREITGQSIVPIGDAVISTIDTCVGIELCEELFTPNSPNISMGLDGVEIITNSSGSHHELRKLYRRVDLIKEATLKNGGVYLYANQQGCDGDRLYYDGCTLIAVNGQIVAQGSQFSLKDVEVITATIDIEDVRSHRSISSRGMQATNTPRYQRIEAPIALSQSVLNNNIRIHLTKPIEEFYHTPEQEIALGPACWLWDYLRRSKMNGYLLPLSGGIDSCATAIIVYSMCRLVVEAAKNGDTRVIIDARRIAGVSKDSDYIPKDPREFANRLFHTCYMGTENSSKETRERAKNLASAIGSYHIDLNMNDIVTSIQTLFNLVTNKTPRFRVHGGSNIENLALQNIQARLRMILAYLFAQLMPWVRNQNGSLLVLGSANVDECLRGYLTKYDCSSADINPIGGISKKDLRKFIAYARDEFNIPLLNEFLNAIPTAELEPITHDYVQADEVDMEMTYDELSIFGKLRKIEKCGPFSMFSKLIHEWGSELRPIQIAEKVKRFFFYHSINRHKMTTLTPSYHAEAYSPDDNRFDLRPFLYNTAWNWQFKKIDSFANELEKVNK